AATCACCGGCAGGTTTTTGAATTACTATATTTTCATCAGGAATCAGGTCTACAGCCTTTTTAAATTGTTCTTCATTTTTAACTAAAAAAACATTTTCCCCGCCACTGCCAAAGGAAGGCTTTACAATTGAAGGGTATTCTATGGAAACTGAGGCGCCTTTTTTTAAAAAAAGCGTGTCCATAATTTTAACATTTGCTTTAGAAACGTATTGATAAGTTTTTTGTTTGTCATTGCATATATAACTTACAAAGCTGTTATTAAAAACAGGTACCCCCATATTCTCAAATTGTTTGCTTAAAAGAGGATTAATGGTTCTCATGATAACAAATTGAGGAAGACTGCACTCTTCCTCCTTATAAAAGAGTGCACATTTATTATCCTTTATACCAAATTCAATATCTTCAATTAAAATAAGTTTAAGTTTTATATTTCTTTTTCTACACTCTTTAAAATATATATTGATATAGTGTATATTTCTGTCAACCCTGGACTTGTCGTAAAGTAGCCATGCTTCCATTATTTTATTCCTTTAGCTCCCCTTTTCTCATAATCTAAAACTTAACCGTAGCTTATGCAATTTTCACGCAACATTCTTTATGCTTAATTTAAAACTTAACTAAAAAACTTTTAAAAATGATTTATTTTAAATCTTACTTAAAATTGCTTTTAAAAAATTTTAAGCTTTTCCATCAAATTAATTTTATAAAAATTAATTTATAAAAACTGCTCTTTTAATAAAACTCTACTTATAAAACTGTACTTTTCCGTACAAAAACTTTCTAAGTTTTAGTTGGCATAAAGCTTCATGTCTAAGTTAAACCCGTTTATTTCATCTATAATATGTCTTATAATGTAATCTGCCACATTAACCCCCGTGCAATCATATATATTTTTAAAATGTGCATTTGAATTCACTTCACAAAAAACCGGCTCATCATTTTCGCCAAACAATATATCTACTCCGGCAAAATCCAAACCAAGAGCATCACATACTTTAACAGCAAGTTCAATCTGGGCATCAGCGGGGGTATATTCTTTCATTTTTCCTCCATTTGTTATATTAGCCCTGAAATCATTATCATTATAGCGGTACATTGATGTCACCATTTTCCCGCCGACAATGTGTATTCTAACATCCCTGCCCTTACTGGACTCAATAAATTCTTGAAAGAGAATAGGTCTTACTCCCAAAGATTTAAGAAGCTCTATTAATTCATCTTTGTTTTGTACCAAATAAACTTGCCGCCCAAAGGAGCCAAAGCACTCCTTTACTATTAAGGGAAATCCTAATGTTTCTATTACCATGTCAATATATTCTTCTTTTTCATAATCCACATCCCAGTAAATTTTAGGTGATACAATGGTTTTAGGTGTTTTTATACCTTGTTGGGAAAGCTTAATATGTGATAGTGATTTGTCATCACATATTTCAATTGCTGATGCCGTGTTAAATAGCCTGAATCCCTTTTCTTCAAGAAAATTTGCAAGTCTTATATCCTTATCCCAAAACAAAATAAAGCTTGGTTTTTCAAAAATGCTAATGTTATCGTAATCAAATAAACCACACATTAATTCAACATTTGTTTTTTTAATTAAATTAACTTGTTGTCTTTCTGCCGCTTCCTGAAGCATATTAAAAATTTCCATAAATTTTTTTGACTTAACAAAATGATTTACAACAAGCCATCCTGTCATAATGCTTCTCCTTAACATATCATATTTATGCAAAAATCAGTTTTTAAAAACTGATTTTTGCATAAACATTTTATCAGAAGAATGATTTTTTTAAAAGAGTTTTAGGCAATAAATTTTAATAATCATTCAACAATTATTACAAGTTCGTCTCCGGCTTTAATCTCACTGTTTTCTAAATCATTTATCTCCATTATTCTATGTATGTATTCCCTTATATCACCTTTTTTATTGTAGCGCTCTGCAATATCCCACAGAGTATCACCGCTGTTTATTTTAATTATTTCATAACACTCTTCTTTATATCCATAGATATTTACCATTGATATTATTATAAACATTGAAGTTATGACAAAAGCCATAAAGAAAATAAATCTCTTTTTATTTTTTAAAACGTATCTTTTTTTCATAAAACCAACTCCCAAACAAATGATCTAAGAAACATGCGTTCTTATAAAGAATTATACCGAACAAAAGTTCTTATGTCAATACTTTTGCCGAACATTAGTTTGTTTTTTGAAAAATAATGTGATATAATATCATTAGGATAAATAAAGACTAATATTTTCAAGAGGTGAAAAAATGAAAAATAAACTTACGAAAAAACAACAGGAAATTCTCGATTTTTTAAATAAAGAAATAGAAGCTAAAGGCTACCCCCCTTCAGTAAGGGAAATATGCAAAGCCGTCGGTCTTAAATCCACATCCACAGTACACAGTTACCTTACCAAATTAGAAGAGAAAGGCTATATAGTAAAAGGTCCTGCTAAATCACGGGCTCTTAGGGTTGTAAAAGGAAGTAAAGGTGAAAATTTAGAAAATTCCAATAAAAATTTTGATGATAATAAAAATGATAATCATAAAAAGGATTACTATAGTAAAAAAGAACTTGTTGAAGTGCCTATAGTTGGAAAAGTTACTGCAGGTCAGCCTATACTTGCAGTTGAAAATATAGAAGATACTTTCCCACTGCCTTTGGATTTTGTTCAAAATTCTTCTGCATTTATGCTTAAAGTAAGTGGGGACAGCATGATAGAAGCAGGTATTTTAGACAATGACTATATACTGGTAAGGCAGCAGTCCACCGCTGTAAACGGGGATATAGTGGTGGCGCTCATTGGAGACGAAGCAACTGTTAAAA
The genomic region above belongs to Acetivibrio saccincola and contains:
- a CDS encoding ATP-grasp domain-containing protein → MEAWLLYDKSRVDRNIHYINIYFKECRKRNIKLKLILIEDIEFGIKDNKCALFYKEEECSLPQFVIMRTINPLLSKQFENMGVPVFNNSFVSYICNDKQKTYQYVSKANVKIMDTLFLKKGASVSIEYPSIVKPSFGSGGENVFLVKNEEQFKKAVDLIPDENIVIQKPAGDLGKDLRVYVLKDKIIASILRVSDSDFRSNYSLGGSAKVYSLSPEEKSTVYKIIELFDFGLVGIDFVFDGGKMVFNEIEDVVGARMLYSTTDINIVSLYLDFIINELKNKKFKKTLD
- a CDS encoding ATP-grasp domain-containing protein, translating into MLRRSIMTGWLVVNHFVKSKKFMEIFNMLQEAAERQQVNLIKKTNVELMCGLFDYDNISIFEKPSFILFWDKDIRLANFLEEKGFRLFNTASAIEICDDKSLSHIKLSQQGIKTPKTIVSPKIYWDVDYEKEEYIDMVIETLGFPLIVKECFGSFGRQVYLVQNKDELIELLKSLGVRPILFQEFIESSKGRDVRIHIVGGKMVTSMYRYNDNDFRANITNGGKMKEYTPADAQIELAVKVCDALGLDFAGVDILFGENDEPVFCEVNSNAHFKNIYDCTGVNVADYIIRHIIDEINGFNLDMKLYAN
- the yneA gene encoding cell division suppressor protein YneA; translated protein: MKKRYVLKNKKRFIFFMAFVITSMFIIISMVNIYGYKEECYEIIKINSGDTLWDIAERYNKKGDIREYIHRIMEINDLENSEIKAGDELVIIVE
- the lexA gene encoding transcriptional repressor LexA translates to MKNKLTKKQQEILDFLNKEIEAKGYPPSVREICKAVGLKSTSTVHSYLTKLEEKGYIVKGPAKSRALRVVKGSKGENLENSNKNFDDNKNDNHKKDYYSKKELVEVPIVGKVTAGQPILAVENIEDTFPLPLDFVQNSSAFMLKVSGDSMIEAGILDNDYILVRQQSTAVNGDIVVALIGDEATVKTFYREKEHIRLQPENKYLDPIIVKEDLTILGKVIGVFRKM